In Bradyrhizobium lablabi, one DNA window encodes the following:
- a CDS encoding acyl-CoA desaturase, whose amino-acid sequence MLPFLGTLIALGLLFYRPIRALEIGLFFSMWLITGFGLTVGYHRLFTHRAFSTSVAMSCIFIVMGSMAGRGPMISWVAMHRRHHELSDHEGDLHSPNLHGTTFFGRLLGFLHAHLTWMIEHDYPNVAHYVPDLMAERRLVAVNRQYYAWVLLGLFIPAAIGGLVSGSWWGALTGFLWGGIVRMFVVEQSMSAINSVMHTFGSRPFFTRDDHSRNLGVMALLVWGEGWHNNHHAFPYSAAFGLRWFEFDPGFLLIRLLELTGLAWNVKVPSREKIALRRARQQVQAEPEAAAELERG is encoded by the coding sequence GTGTTGCCCTTTCTCGGTACGCTCATCGCGTTGGGCCTGTTGTTTTACCGGCCCATCCGTGCGCTCGAGATCGGCCTGTTCTTCAGCATGTGGCTGATCACGGGTTTTGGCCTGACGGTCGGCTATCACCGTCTCTTCACCCATCGCGCGTTTTCGACAAGCGTGGCGATGAGCTGCATCTTCATCGTCATGGGGTCGATGGCGGGACGCGGTCCGATGATTTCGTGGGTCGCAATGCACCGGCGGCATCACGAACTCTCGGACCACGAAGGCGATTTGCACTCGCCCAATTTGCACGGCACCACCTTTTTCGGCCGCCTGTTGGGCTTCCTGCATGCGCATCTGACCTGGATGATCGAGCATGATTACCCGAACGTGGCCCACTATGTCCCGGACCTGATGGCGGAGCGCAGGCTGGTCGCGGTCAATCGACAATACTATGCGTGGGTGCTGCTCGGTCTTTTCATCCCCGCCGCGATTGGCGGACTTGTGTCCGGAAGCTGGTGGGGCGCGCTCACCGGCTTTCTCTGGGGCGGCATCGTGCGCATGTTCGTGGTCGAGCAATCGATGTCGGCGATCAATTCGGTGATGCATACGTTTGGCTCGCGGCCGTTCTTTACCCGCGACGACCACAGCCGGAATCTCGGCGTGATGGCGCTGTTGGTGTGGGGCGAGGGGTGGCACAATAATCACCATGCCTTTCCCTATTCGGCGGCCTTCGGGCTGCGCTGGTTCGAATTCGATCCCGGGTTTCTGCTGATCCGGCTGTTGGAACTCACGGGCCTCGCCTGGAACGTGAAAGTCCCCAGTCGCGAGAAGATCGCGCTTCGCCGGGCGCGCCAGCAAGTCCAGGCAGAACCCGAAGCAGCGGCCGAACTCGAACGCGGGTGA
- a CDS encoding MBOAT family O-acyltransferase, protein MLFNDYPFLLGFLPAAILLYRLADPHPRLRIATLVLLSFVFYSYWNPPFILLLALSILVNWLAMRAYERTKQKAIVTAAIVIDLAVLGVFKYANFFATNLGLVLGRPMPHFDIVLPLGISFFTFHHIMYLVDLRRGKAPTFPLPRYALYIAFFPQAIAGPLARWSEVMHQFGRQVYAPGWQRQFCLGTTFIVMGLFEKIVLGDRMGRLLDPIYEQARLGVVPDGESWLALCFSFQIFYDFAGYSDIAIGLGLLFGIQLPFNFNAPFRSTNIQDFWQRWHMTLMLFLRDYVFHPLANARILPRRYLAVQYFAALLLTMALCGLWHGASWTFVLWGTLHGVALVVCSLWRRFGPKLPALLGWMLTVAVVLLTGVIFRAGTLDAASHVFQGLGTLPDLSRVRHLLPIIVAALAACLLPASQDVIALLTRKPRPLLAGLLGIAMLALLIELGDQDVYEFVYFKF, encoded by the coding sequence ATGCTGTTCAACGATTATCCGTTCCTGCTCGGCTTCCTGCCCGCCGCCATCCTGCTCTATCGCCTTGCCGATCCGCATCCACGGCTGCGGATCGCGACGCTGGTGCTGCTGTCGTTCGTCTTCTACAGCTACTGGAATCCGCCGTTCATCCTGCTGCTGGCGCTGTCGATCCTGGTCAACTGGCTGGCGATGCGGGCCTATGAAAGGACAAAACAGAAGGCGATCGTGACCGCCGCGATCGTCATCGATCTGGCCGTGCTCGGCGTGTTCAAATACGCCAACTTCTTTGCCACCAATCTTGGCCTGGTTCTGGGCCGCCCGATGCCTCATTTCGACATCGTGCTGCCGCTCGGCATCTCGTTCTTCACCTTCCATCACATCATGTATCTGGTCGATCTGCGGCGCGGCAAGGCGCCAACCTTTCCGCTGCCCCGCTACGCGCTCTACATCGCGTTCTTTCCGCAGGCGATCGCAGGACCCCTGGCGCGATGGTCCGAGGTCATGCACCAGTTTGGCCGGCAAGTGTATGCGCCCGGCTGGCAGCGCCAGTTCTGCCTCGGCACAACCTTTATCGTGATGGGGCTGTTCGAGAAGATCGTGCTCGGCGACCGGATGGGGAGACTGCTCGATCCGATCTATGAACAGGCCAGGCTCGGTGTGGTGCCGGACGGGGAGTCCTGGCTGGCGCTCTGCTTCAGCTTCCAGATTTTCTACGACTTCGCCGGCTATTCGGACATCGCGATCGGCCTCGGGCTTTTGTTCGGCATCCAACTGCCGTTCAACTTCAACGCGCCGTTTCGCTCCACCAACATTCAGGATTTCTGGCAGCGCTGGCACATGACGCTAATGCTGTTTCTGCGCGACTATGTGTTTCACCCGCTCGCCAATGCCCGCATCCTGCCGCGGCGGTATCTCGCCGTGCAGTACTTCGCGGCGTTGCTTCTGACCATGGCGCTGTGCGGCCTGTGGCACGGCGCGAGCTGGACGTTTGTACTTTGGGGCACGCTGCATGGCGTGGCGCTGGTGGTTTGCTCGCTGTGGCGCCGCTTTGGTCCCAAACTGCCGGCGCTGCTCGGATGGATGCTGACCGTCGCCGTCGTGCTGCTGACCGGCGTGATCTTCCGCGCCGGGACGCTCGATGCCGCGTCGCATGTTTTTCAGGGCCTTGGAACCTTGCCCGATCTGAGCCGGGTGAGGCATCTGTTGCCGATCATCGTGGCAGCACTTGCGGCCTGCCTGTTGCCGGCGAGCCAGGACGTTATCGCGCTATTGACCCGCAAGCCGAGACCGCTGCTGGCCGGTTTGCTGGGTATCGCCATGCTGGCGCTACTGATCGAACTCGGAGACCAGGACGTCTATGAATTCGTCTATTTCAAGTTCTGA
- a CDS encoding ABC transporter permease: MNFRAVRAIYLFEMARTWRTILQSIVSPVVSTSLYFVVFGAAIGSRITSVEGVSYGTFIVPGLVMLSVLTQSIANASFGIYFPKFVGTIYELLSAPISYFEIVLGYVGAAATKSIVLGLIILATAGLFVPLQIHHPWWMLTFLVLTAVTFSLFGFIIGIWADGFEKLQMIPMLVVTPLTFLGGSFYSVNMLPSGWRTITLLNPVVYLISGFRWSFYEIADVSVTLSFGMTLSFLAICMVVVWWIFKTGYRIKN, from the coding sequence ATGAATTTCAGGGCGGTCCGCGCGATCTATCTGTTCGAAATGGCGCGCACCTGGCGCACGATCCTGCAGAGCATCGTCTCGCCGGTGGTTTCGACGTCGCTGTATTTCGTGGTGTTCGGCGCGGCAATCGGCTCGCGCATCACCTCGGTCGAAGGCGTCAGTTACGGCACTTTCATCGTGCCGGGGCTGGTGATGCTGTCGGTCTTGACGCAGAGCATCGCCAACGCCTCGTTCGGCATCTACTTCCCGAAATTCGTCGGCACGATCTACGAATTGCTGTCGGCGCCGATCTCCTATTTCGAGATCGTGCTCGGCTATGTCGGCGCCGCCGCCACCAAATCCATCGTGCTCGGCCTGATCATCCTCGCCACCGCCGGCCTGTTCGTGCCGCTGCAGATTCACCATCCCTGGTGGATGCTGACGTTCCTGGTGCTGACCGCGGTGACCTTCAGCCTGTTCGGCTTCATCATCGGCATCTGGGCCGACGGTTTCGAAAAACTGCAGATGATCCCGATGCTGGTGGTGACGCCGCTGACCTTCCTCGGCGGCAGTTTTTATTCGGTCAACATGCTGCCCTCGGGCTGGCGCACCATCACGCTGTTGAACCCGGTGGTCTATCTGATTTCCGGCTTCCGCTGGAGCTTTTACGAGATCGCCGACGTCAGCGTCACCCTGAGCTTCGGCATGACGCTGTCGTTCCTCGCCATCTGCATGGTCGTGGTGTGGTGGATCTTTAAGACGGGTTATCGAATCAAGAACTGA
- a CDS encoding acyl carrier protein, with product MTQEQISELCVASLAKVLRLPKDRVETDTKFNRLGLDSAMVVYVMMELEEKLDVELSPDDFYDHPTIIQLSRFLAEKLATRSAA from the coding sequence ATGACGCAAGAGCAAATCTCGGAACTTTGTGTTGCTTCGCTGGCCAAGGTCCTGCGCTTGCCTAAGGACCGGGTCGAGACCGACACAAAATTCAACCGGCTCGGGCTGGACTCGGCGATGGTCGTCTATGTCATGATGGAGCTGGAGGAGAAGCTCGACGTCGAGCTCTCGCCGGACGATTTTTACGATCATCCGACCATTATTCAGCTCTCCCGTTTTCTCGCCGAGAAGCTTGCAACGCGTTCTGCCGCTTAA
- a CDS encoding YcxB family protein has translation MTADDYARYFAVRSRRASRWANFLAYAAALFAAIPVALMFRLIGARQSASAATIDLIGQFSLASFLLGTVAIVAAGIFLRRKSINTLVAGTLNAFEPKTAVFDATGITLTGQLSQAMWRWAAISGFTSEKGLLLIWIGQSNAVAIPLRAFGDDSAWEAAKAFLRTQLSGARPA, from the coding sequence ATGACCGCCGACGATTACGCGCGTTACTTCGCCGTTCGCAGCCGGCGCGCGTCCCGATGGGCGAACTTTCTCGCTTATGCCGCGGCGTTGTTTGCTGCGATCCCGGTTGCGCTGATGTTCCGATTGATCGGAGCGCGCCAGTCCGCCAGCGCCGCAACGATCGATTTGATCGGCCAATTCAGCCTGGCGTCATTCCTGCTTGGTACAGTCGCGATAGTCGCCGCCGGCATTTTCCTGCGTCGAAAGTCGATCAATACATTAGTGGCTGGAACGCTCAACGCGTTCGAGCCGAAGACCGCCGTCTTCGATGCGACGGGGATTACCCTGACTGGCCAGCTGTCGCAGGCGATGTGGCGGTGGGCCGCCATCAGCGGGTTTACGAGTGAAAAAGGCTTGCTGCTGATCTGGATCGGGCAGTCAAACGCGGTGGCGATCCCCCTGCGCGCTTTTGGAGACGATAGTGCATGGGAGGCGGCGAAAGCATTTCTCCGCACACAGCTGTCGGGGGCGCGCCCAGCCTAA
- a CDS encoding L,D-transpeptidase codes for MRSFLVAFAGLMLFATGAAQANVSITVDKNSQQMTVAVDGVERYHWPVSTGIPSYETPNGSFRTFRMEEDHYSKEFDDAPMPHSIFFTKIGHAIHGTDSEAKLGSPASHGCVRLSRAHAATLYALVQEQGVLNTTVTLTGSSQIALARNPRRGANTAVARRDPAQQDEQLYNSAGEPIVLTPQQPAQAQYPQERPDDGYIYPADGNPDVARYPAPRSANRRLYDAQAYPQPQQRNYYDNRGYAPQAQYPPQVYAPRPYYQPRGFFN; via the coding sequence ATGCGTTCCTTCCTCGTTGCTTTCGCTGGCCTGATGCTGTTCGCCACCGGCGCCGCGCAGGCAAATGTTTCCATCACCGTCGACAAGAATAGCCAGCAGATGACCGTCGCCGTCGATGGCGTCGAGCGCTACCATTGGCCGGTCTCGACCGGCATTCCCTCCTATGAGACGCCGAACGGCAGCTTCCGTACTTTCCGGATGGAGGAAGACCACTACTCCAAGGAATTTGACGACGCGCCGATGCCGCACTCGATCTTCTTCACCAAGATCGGACACGCCATTCACGGCACCGATTCCGAAGCCAAGCTCGGTAGCCCGGCTTCGCACGGCTGCGTGCGGCTGTCGCGCGCCCACGCCGCGACGCTCTATGCGCTGGTGCAGGAGCAAGGCGTGCTCAACACCACCGTGACGCTGACCGGCTCATCGCAGATCGCGCTGGCGCGCAATCCGCGACGCGGCGCCAATACCGCCGTCGCGCGCCGTGACCCGGCGCAACAGGACGAACAGCTGTACAACTCCGCCGGCGAGCCCATCGTGCTGACGCCGCAACAGCCGGCGCAAGCCCAGTATCCGCAAGAGCGGCCCGATGACGGCTACATCTATCCGGCCGACGGCAATCCGGACGTGGCGCGCTATCCGGCGCCGCGCAGCGCCAACCGGCGGCTCTACGACGCACAGGCCTATCCGCAGCCTCAGCAGCGCAATTACTACGACAATCGCGGCTATGCGCCGCAGGCCCAATATCCGCCGCAGGTCTACGCGCCGCGGCCGTATTACCAGCCGCGCGGGTTTTTCAACTGA
- a CDS encoding fatty acyl-AMP ligase produces MQRVLPLKGLRPPGIVTDMETFSSLVTLLAHRAQSQPDDRAYLFLSDRGTEEAALTFRELQDAAQALAARLTRMAKPGDRAILVFPPGLEFLVAFFGCLIAGVIAVPMMVPRRQSARDSSAGIMANCEPVVALTSPAFAIRSDLRARFASERLQWLSVELTQIGDGAADLPPPAPEAIAFLQFTSGSTSDPKGVAVSHANLLANLEMIRISLGNTRQSTYVNWVPLYHDMGLILNALQALYVGALCVLMAPNAFMQRPLNWLRAIHHYRAEVGCSPNFGFDLCVSRYRADQMEGIDLSSWKVALNGAEPVHAETIRRFSETFAGHGFNPNATFPAYGMAEATLLIAGGRRGADHVTRAVSRSGLQAHAVRAPVDESDIQTLVGCGRALTGERIAIVDPDDCVRLPSGQVGEIWVDGPNVARFYWRNTEASKTNLNAQIAGEGDGASWLRTGDLGFLDEAGELFITGRIKDLVIVRGINHYPQDIEHTVQALHPALRENCGAVFSVTDDEGEEILVVVQEIERTERNRIDPVEMTGLIREGVAEQHELFARHIVLIRQGNLPKTTSGKIQRSFTRRLWLEGRLDAMTAEAD; encoded by the coding sequence TTGCAACGCGTTCTGCCGCTTAAGGGCCTGCGGCCGCCGGGCATCGTTACCGACATGGAAACGTTTTCCTCGCTTGTGACGCTGCTCGCGCATCGCGCGCAATCCCAGCCGGATGACCGTGCCTACCTATTCCTCTCGGACCGCGGCACGGAAGAAGCCGCTCTGACCTTTCGCGAGTTGCAGGATGCCGCGCAGGCGCTGGCGGCACGGCTGACGAGAATGGCAAAGCCGGGGGACCGCGCCATTCTGGTGTTTCCACCCGGCCTCGAATTCCTGGTCGCCTTCTTCGGATGCCTGATCGCGGGGGTGATCGCGGTGCCGATGATGGTGCCGCGCCGGCAGAGCGCGCGGGATTCCAGTGCCGGGATCATGGCGAATTGCGAGCCGGTGGTCGCGCTTACCAGCCCCGCTTTCGCAATCCGCAGCGATTTGCGGGCCCGGTTCGCAAGCGAACGGCTGCAGTGGCTCTCGGTCGAGCTGACCCAAATCGGGGACGGCGCGGCCGATCTGCCGCCACCCGCGCCGGAAGCGATCGCGTTTCTGCAATTTACCTCAGGCTCGACCTCCGATCCCAAGGGGGTCGCGGTCAGCCACGCCAATCTGCTCGCCAATCTGGAAATGATCCGGATCTCGCTCGGCAACACCAGGCAATCGACCTATGTCAACTGGGTGCCGCTCTATCACGACATGGGATTGATCCTGAACGCGTTGCAGGCGCTCTATGTCGGCGCGCTCTGCGTCCTGATGGCGCCGAACGCATTCATGCAGCGGCCGCTCAACTGGCTGCGGGCGATCCATCATTATCGCGCCGAGGTCGGCTGCAGCCCGAATTTCGGTTTTGACCTGTGCGTCAGCCGCTATCGCGCCGACCAGATGGAGGGCATCGATCTCTCCTCCTGGAAGGTCGCGCTCAACGGCGCCGAGCCGGTTCACGCCGAAACCATAAGACGCTTCAGCGAGACCTTTGCCGGCCACGGTTTTAATCCCAACGCCACCTTCCCGGCCTACGGCATGGCGGAGGCGACCTTGCTGATCGCCGGTGGAAGGCGGGGCGCGGATCATGTGACGCGGGCCGTCAGCCGATCCGGTCTTCAGGCCCACGCGGTTCGTGCGCCGGTCGACGAATCCGACATTCAGACGCTGGTGGGCTGCGGCCGCGCGCTTACCGGCGAGCGGATCGCGATCGTCGATCCCGATGACTGCGTTCGATTGCCTTCCGGCCAGGTCGGTGAAATCTGGGTCGACGGGCCGAATGTTGCGCGCTTCTATTGGCGCAACACTGAGGCCTCGAAGACCAATTTAAACGCGCAAATCGCGGGCGAAGGCGATGGGGCAAGCTGGCTGCGAACAGGCGACCTCGGCTTTTTGGATGAAGCCGGCGAATTGTTCATCACCGGCCGGATCAAGGACCTCGTCATTGTCAGAGGCATCAATCATTATCCGCAGGATATCGAGCACACCGTGCAAGCCTTGCACCCGGCGCTGCGCGAAAATTGCGGCGCGGTATTTTCGGTGACCGACGATGAGGGCGAGGAAATCCTCGTCGTCGTCCAGGAGATCGAGCGCACCGAGCGCAACCGGATCGATCCGGTTGAAATGACGGGCCTGATCCGCGAAGGGGTGGCGGAGCAGCACGAATTGTTCGCGCGCCACATCGTGCTGATCAGGCAAGGAAATTTGCCGAAGACCACCAGCGGCAAGATCCAGCGCAGCTTCACGCGCCGGCTGTGGCTCGAAGGACGGCTCGACGCCATGACGGCGGAAGCCGATTGA
- a CDS encoding lactonase family protein encodes MVDRRTFTMLLAGGIAAPGVSFAQNAKVKNVFYSGVGPELTLYSVDVDEAALIRRGTVSMPANIQYAWPHPSKRFLYVVSSNGGPGSAGVAGDRHFANAFKIDPSTGALTPHGGPLPLPSRPIHTSVDLSGEFLLTAYNDPSGLTVHRINGDGSLGERVDQPDTLDTGKYAHQVRAMPDNQRVIMVTRGNNAPTDNPVNPGSIKTFSFKNGVLANLAAIHPGDGMQFGPRHLDFHPTQPWVYVSVESQNKLAVYRLDPATGISREPLFIKETLSDPSSKTRQAAGPIHVGPDGRFVYLTNRAFWLTDFEGKKVFAGGENSVAVFAIDQTTGEPTLIQNADGHANYLRTFGIDPTGHLLVAASVWPMPTRQGTDITVVPAGISMFRVGGDGKLEFVRKYDIDATAEKQQFWAGMVTLS; translated from the coding sequence ATGGTCGACCGTCGCACATTTACCATGCTTCTTGCCGGCGGCATTGCAGCGCCCGGCGTGTCGTTTGCCCAGAACGCCAAGGTGAAAAACGTGTTCTATTCAGGGGTAGGTCCGGAGCTCACGCTCTACAGCGTTGATGTCGATGAAGCCGCCCTCATCAGGCGCGGTACCGTGTCGATGCCGGCCAATATCCAATATGCATGGCCGCATCCGTCGAAGCGTTTTCTATATGTCGTCTCGAGCAACGGCGGTCCGGGCTCGGCCGGTGTCGCCGGCGACAGGCATTTCGCGAACGCCTTCAAGATCGACCCCTCGACCGGCGCACTCACGCCACATGGAGGGCCGCTACCGCTGCCCTCGCGTCCGATCCACACCAGCGTCGATCTATCAGGCGAATTTCTGCTGACCGCCTACAACGATCCGAGCGGCCTGACCGTGCATCGCATCAACGGGGACGGCTCGCTGGGCGAGCGCGTCGATCAACCTGATACGCTCGACACCGGTAAATACGCGCACCAGGTCCGCGCCATGCCCGACAACCAACGGGTCATCATGGTGACGCGTGGCAACAACGCGCCGACCGACAACCCGGTGAACCCGGGCTCGATCAAGACCTTCAGCTTCAAAAACGGTGTGCTCGCAAACCTCGCGGCGATTCACCCAGGCGACGGTATGCAGTTCGGGCCGCGGCATCTCGACTTTCACCCGACGCAGCCATGGGTCTATGTTTCGGTCGAGAGCCAAAACAAGCTTGCTGTCTACAGGCTCGATCCCGCGACCGGCATCTCGCGCGAGCCATTGTTCATCAAGGAGACGCTCAGCGATCCCTCGTCAAAGACACGGCAGGCCGCAGGCCCGATCCACGTCGGTCCTGACGGACGGTTCGTCTATCTCACCAACCGCGCTTTCTGGCTCACCGACTTCGAGGGCAAAAAAGTGTTCGCGGGCGGCGAGAACTCGGTTGCGGTCTTCGCCATCGACCAGACCACCGGCGAGCCGACATTGATCCAAAACGCCGACGGACATGCGAACTACCTCCGCACCTTCGGGATCGATCCAACCGGTCATCTTCTCGTCGCGGCGTCAGTCTGGCCGATGCCGACGCGGCAGGGGACAGATATTACCGTCGTTCCTGCAGGGATCAGCATGTTCCGCGTCGGCGGCGACGGGAAATTGGAATTCGTGCGCAAATACGATATCGACGCGACCGCGGAAAAGCAGCAGTTCTGGGCCGGTATGGTCACCCTGTCATGA
- a CDS encoding GMC family oxidoreductase produces the protein MHDKVDVLIIGSGASGAAVAWSLADTRMRILCLEQGDWVKPTDYPSNGRDWEARLFSDFAINPNRRARPTDYPINDSNSPIKVVNFNGVGGSTIMYTAHFPRLHPSDFKVRTLDGVADDWPIDYATLEPYFAENDRMMGVSGLAGDPAYPPKQPPMPPLPLGKSGTRFGKAMNELGWHWWPSDTTIATTDYEGRGRCINLGHCTPGCAQGAKASTDITYWPLAIRAGVELRTRCRVREITVDAQGMASGVIYYDAEGKEHFQPAEIVILACNGVGTPRLMLNSVSAKFPNGIANSSGLVGKNLMFHPYALNYGYVDEPLDGNHGPPLCLWSQQFYETDSRRDFVRGYTFQFGRGVGSIFEAIVSSAAGRLPWGEEHHGAYRKLVNRRIGLSAICEDLPEEHNRVTLDPDLKDSSGIPAPKIDYTISANSHKMMQHGIARAREILTAAGASNICVESPILNGGWHLLGTARMGTDPERSVVNGWGRCHDVKNLFIVDGSIWVTSGGVNPTSTIQALALYIADSIKQRLADLFD, from the coding sequence ATGCACGACAAGGTCGATGTCCTGATCATCGGTTCCGGGGCATCGGGCGCCGCCGTGGCGTGGAGCCTTGCCGACACCCGAATGCGGATTCTCTGCCTCGAGCAGGGCGACTGGGTGAAGCCGACCGACTATCCCAGCAATGGCCGGGACTGGGAGGCGCGGCTGTTTTCCGATTTCGCCATCAATCCCAACCGCCGCGCCCGGCCGACCGATTACCCGATCAACGATTCCAATTCGCCGATCAAGGTGGTGAATTTCAACGGCGTCGGCGGCAGCACCATCATGTACACCGCGCATTTTCCGCGTCTGCACCCCTCGGACTTCAAGGTGCGGACGCTCGACGGCGTCGCCGACGACTGGCCGATCGACTACGCGACATTGGAGCCCTATTTCGCCGAGAACGACCGCATGATGGGCGTCTCCGGTCTCGCCGGCGATCCCGCTTATCCGCCGAAGCAGCCGCCGATGCCGCCATTGCCGCTCGGTAAATCCGGCACGCGCTTCGGCAAGGCGATGAACGAGTTGGGCTGGCACTGGTGGCCATCCGACACCACCATCGCTACTACCGACTACGAGGGACGCGGGCGCTGCATCAATCTCGGCCACTGCACGCCGGGCTGCGCGCAGGGCGCCAAGGCTTCTACCGACATCACCTATTGGCCGCTTGCGATCCGCGCCGGCGTCGAATTGCGCACGCGGTGCCGGGTGCGCGAAATCACGGTCGACGCGCAGGGCATGGCCTCGGGTGTGATCTACTACGATGCCGAAGGCAAAGAGCATTTTCAGCCAGCCGAAATCGTCATCCTCGCCTGCAACGGCGTCGGCACGCCGCGGCTGATGCTCAATTCGGTGTCGGCGAAATTTCCCAACGGCATCGCCAATTCTTCAGGCCTGGTCGGCAAGAACCTGATGTTTCATCCCTACGCCCTGAACTACGGCTATGTCGATGAACCGCTCGACGGCAATCATGGCCCGCCTTTATGTCTCTGGAGCCAGCAATTTTATGAGACCGATTCCAGGCGCGATTTCGTGCGCGGCTATACCTTTCAGTTCGGCCGCGGCGTCGGCTCGATCTTCGAGGCGATCGTCAGTTCGGCTGCGGGGAGGCTGCCCTGGGGCGAGGAGCATCACGGAGCCTACCGCAAGCTCGTGAACCGCCGCATCGGCCTGTCCGCAATCTGCGAGGACCTCCCGGAGGAGCACAACCGCGTCACGCTCGATCCTGACCTGAAAGATTCCAGCGGCATCCCGGCGCCGAAGATCGATTACACCATCAGCGCCAACAGCCATAAGATGATGCAGCACGGCATTGCGCGGGCGAGGGAAATCCTGACTGCCGCCGGCGCCAGCAATATCTGCGTCGAGAGCCCGATTCTGAACGGCGGCTGGCATCTGCTCGGCACCGCGCGGATGGGCACCGATCCCGAGCGTTCGGTGGTCAACGGGTGGGGCCGCTGCCATGACGTCAAAAACCTGTTCATCGTCGATGGCAGCATCTGGGTGACTTCCGGCGGGGTCAACCCGACCTCCACCATCCAGGCGTTGGCGCTCTACATTGCCGACAGCATCAAGCAGCGCCTCGCTGATTTGTTCGACTGA